The DNA segment CGCACGTTGCTCATAAAGCTGGTTAACGCGCTAGCTGAATTACTCAACCGCCAGAATTTATTCCCCTCCATCGGATGGAGGCGATTGCAAGCAGCGTTCTCATCGGTTCCCCCTCGTCCCGTTGAAGTGTGTAGCACGTCCGCCAGTAAACCAACTTGGCAGAATCTTGTACAGCAAATCGCCTGCAGGCGCTTCAGGTACCACCGCCTCAGATGGTCCCTGAAATGGTCGTTTTGCCCCCTGCCCGCAGACGTGATTTCGAGCCTTTTGTAGTAGGTCTAGCGGGTTTTCAAACCACCGAATCCGCACCTAACAAACAACATGACCAGCTGACATGAGCGCCCCAAGAAATCACAACCCTCGTTTTTCTTGGTAAGGCTTCGCATATTCTTCCAAGGACGCTCGAATTGTCGATCGGGTTTCATCACTGGAATGTTTCGCGGTTTGTTCCAACATCTTCATGAAGTGTTCAATGCCGGCAGGCTCCACCGGACAGCCAATATTTCCGTTTGGCCCATCGGCACTAATCAGCTCGTCACCTCCCGCGTCCAAAATCACCATCCACGGTATCCCACCGGTTCGATCACCACGAAGCCGAGTCGCCACTTGTTCGCCATTCGTCATCTCATCCGTGTCAATCTTGACCACGATATAATCCTCAGCCAGCAATGCATGATTCGGCTCGAGAAACTTCTCGAGTACGCCACACCACCCTCACCATGGTGCCCCCAGATGAATGAAGACGTTCTTGTCCTTCACTTTGGCTTCCGTGAGCGCGTTTGCCAAAACAACTTCGGCATCAGAAGATTTCGTATCCGGCTGAGCGGATGCGGCAGACGCAGACCCATCCAGCGGCGGATCGCCAGCCACAACAGACTCTTTGCTGCCCGGATCGACTCGATCAGTCTGGCTGTTTTCCAGAGCAGTTCGACTACAAGCTGAGATCAACAAGAGCACCACCATGCTTGAGTAAAAAGCATCCAAGCGTCTCATCACTTCCCCCTTGAAATGCGTGATGGCTGATTCGATTCACCATCAAAAAATGAAACCCAATTACAGGGGACAAATCCGAACGTTAGCGATCATAAATATCCGCGATTGACCGTTTCAAGGCAAGCGACATCGTTCAGGGACAAATTAAACCTCCCCTCGTTCTTTAGCCCTGAAAATCGCACTCGAAACGATCGCGAACTTTTCTTCACAGATTTCATCTCGTTCATCAAAGATCGATTATCCGTCTCTTCACCCGCTTCCTCAGCGATTCTGACCGGAACAATTCTCGACATGAAATCGCCAACATCGCCTGAGGCGATTCGACGTCTCCCAAATCTCACGATGCATCCGAATCGCTCAACGGCCATTTCTTACCATCACGGCAAGGTAAAAAAAATCCGCTGACCAACGGTCAGCGGATTCGTAATCAAAACTGCTTATCTAAAAATCATCACTAGCTTCGCTTGCGGAAACGCAGCAAACCAGCCAAGCCGATGAAAACGATCGTCAACGACGACGGTTCCGGAATCGACAGCGGCGATGCGCCTGCGGCCAAGCTCGCAACTTGACCGTCGCTTAAGGCGAAATCATAGATCGCAGCATCATCGATGTTACCCAAGAAGTTACAGCAATCACTTCCACGGAGAATACCACCAAGGGTCGTAGTGTCCGGTGCGAAACCATCATTGACGAACGAAGCGTAATCGAAACTCTGGTCTTCAACGCCATCGATGTAAAGAGTTCCAACATGATCCGTGTCGACCCACGCCATGTGACGCCAAGTATCATCAAACAGATCGCCATTCGAGAACTGATGACCAGGACTTCCACCATTTCGGAAGAAGAAATCAAACTTTGCATCGGAACTGTTATTCTTTGTGCCCAAGTTGAACAGCGGATTGTTATTCGTCGTCATGCCTTCAGAAAAGACTCGGTCGTCCGAATTCGCTGTTCCCTCGCCTTTCACCCACATGGAAATCGTGAAAGCCGATTGAGTGGTAAGAGGCAAGTTTGAATTCTGTGTTACGTTCACCAAGGTTCCGGCAGCGCCATCAAAAGCGGCGGACTTACCACCGGCGGGCAAGCTAGTTGGAATGTCCGCATCAAAGGATACGCCACCGAGGATTTCTCCCTCGTTACCGTTTCCTGATTGATCGGCTGTGTTGTCGTCAAAATCCCAGTAACCCACCAATCCATCCGCGCTGGCCGACGAAGTCAGGGTCAGACTAAGACAAAACAAGAAAAGAAGAGAGTGCCGCAACTTCATAAAGAACTCCTCGTGATGAGAACGTCGAAAGATCTCGTGATAAGAAAAAGCGAATTTTTTTTCGCGTAATTTCGTATTCTTCGAATCTGTTCGGCTCAGTAGCGTTCTCGTACGGGAGAGGAATGGCGACGAAAATTCGTCGCCATAGAACGGAGGCGATGACTGATTTCTGTCAATTAGGTTTCCTGATTCCGCCCTCTTTCGGACAAGATAATTTTGCAAAGTTCACAAAACTGAGCGCAAAAAATGGCGTCGCATAAAAAGCGTGTTAACCAATAGCAACACCCATCGAAGGAGCCATCCAATCAACCCCGAGTGAAGTTCGGCTAGATCTTTATCTCATCGCAGGTTGCATGGCGCTGATTGCATGGCGCTGATTGCATGGCGCAGCATGACCGATGGCATCCGCGCTTGAAACGCGACGACTTAAGATCGAGGAGTCGAGACAATTTGGCGCAGGCCAGCTAGTCCTATCGGGGGAATCTCTTGCCAGGGCACCAGCGCGATACGATCAGCCAACTTGTTCTGGACCATCGCAATGAAATGTCGCTCATGGTGCTGCCGCTCCATCAAAACGGGATCCGTAACATTCAGCGGAACCAAACTTTGATTGACCACCCAAGCGTAAGGCTCGATTTGAGCTCTGCGCAGATCTTCTTGCAACCTGGCCGCTTCGTGCACCGGAGTAGCTTCCGGCACCGTGACGATCAAGACGCGGGTAAATTCGGGATCACGCAACAAAGGAAGTAACTGGGAAACTGGAGGAGAAATCTGAGTCGACTGTCGATCCAGTTCACGATGGTAAGCCAGTGCGGAATCCAGCAGCAAAATGGTGTGACCCGTTGGCGCTGTATCAAGTACAACGAATCGATCGGTACCATCGGAAACGGCCCTGGCAAATGCACGAAAAACGGCAACTTCCTCCGTGCAAGGTGAGCTCAAATCTTCCTGTAATAACTTTTTCCCCGCCTCATCGAGATTTTCACCCGCTGTCTGCATTACCTCCTTCACATAGGCGGATGTTTCCATCTGCGGATCAATGCACGCAACCGATAAATTTGCAAGTTTCTCTTCAGCCAAGGTTGCTGACAAATGGGAAGCTGGATCGGTGGTCGACAGATCAACCTGAAAACCACGTTCAGCGAGTGCGACCGCGACGGCTGCAGCAACAGTCGTTTTCCCGACGCCGCCCTTCCCCATGGCCAAGATCACGCCATGCCCACTGGCAGCAAGCTGGTCGATAATTGAACTAATTTGATCTGGCTGAGATTCCATCATCCTTGCATCGAGCGAGCGATTGATCGAGGTAAGTTCCTGGGGTGCATGAATAACCTGTCGCAGTGCGTCAATCCCCAACAAACTGCCGGAAGCAAGCGGCACGGTTGTCCGATGCAGTGCCTTTAAGTCGACTGGCATCTTGGCGAGTGCCGTCTGGCAGCGAACTTGGAGCGACTTCGCCACGCGATCACCGACGGCAGGATTGTCGAATGCTCCATTTACAATCAGAT comes from the Pirellulaceae bacterium genome and includes:
- a CDS encoding PEP-CTERM sorting domain-containing protein, whose translation is MKLRHSLLFLFCLSLTLTSSASADGLVGYWDFDDNTADQSGNGNEGEILGGVSFDADIPTSLPAGGKSAAFDGAAGTLVNVTQNSNLPLTTQSAFTISMWVKGEGTANSDDRVFSEGMTTNNNPLFNLGTKNNSSDAKFDFFFRNGGSPGHQFSNGDLFDDTWRHMAWVDTDHVGTLYIDGVEDQSFDYASFVNDGFAPDTTTLGGILRGSDCCNFLGNIDDAAIYDFALSDGQVASLAAGASPLSIPEPSSLTIVFIGLAGLLRFRKRS
- the arsA gene encoding arsenical pump-driving ATPase; its protein translation is MQFLKDPTRNLLFTGKGGVGKTSMACAAAIELADRGRQVLLVSTDPASNLDEVLATPLDTKPTAVRLVANLMAMNIDPELAAREYRERIVGPYRGVLPVAAVESMEEQFSGACTLEIAAFDEFARLLGDQQATQSFDHIVFDTAPTGHTLRLLTLPSAWTGFMEANTTGSSCLGSLAGLQVQQQVYQETVNSLRDPDLTTLVLVTRPEISASREAARTSVELKKLGVENQYLIVNGAFDNPAVGDRVAKSLQVRCQTALAKMPVDLKALHRTTVPLASGSLLGIDALRQVIHAPQELTSINRSLDARMMESQPDQISSIIDQLAASGHGVILAMGKGGVGKTTVAAAVAVALAERGFQVDLSTTDPASHLSATLAEEKLANLSVACIDPQMETSAYVKEVMQTAGENLDEAGKKLLQEDLSSPCTEEVAVFRAFARAVSDGTDRFVVLDTAPTGHTILLLDSALAYHRELDRQSTQISPPVSQLLPLLRDPEFTRVLIVTVPEATPVHEAARLQEDLRRAQIEPYAWVVNQSLVPLNVTDPVLMERQHHERHFIAMVQNKLADRIALVPWQEIPPIGLAGLRQIVSTPRS